A genomic region of Phragmites australis chromosome 2, lpPhrAust1.1, whole genome shotgun sequence contains the following coding sequences:
- the LOC133909988 gene encoding heat stress transcription factor C-1a-like: MDGLHTELAMGLIGCGSGDQLQTAPFVAKIYQMVCDPRTDALVRWGRENNSFVVVDPAGFSRLLLPCFFKHSNFSSFVRQLNTYGFRKVHPDRWEFAHESFLSGQTHLLPRIVRRKKRGEGASCSAGGEQYCGGEDQEGEEEREALLEEVQRLRREQAAIGEELAQMSQRLQATERRPDQFMSFLSKLAADPDGVTRHLIEQAAEKKRRRMHLQHHRPNASPLPPPLPPAPSPPLALLALGGAAMDCDDWLWAAEQKPALLPSFDPTVTCGVQQVPDFASGAGAGIGMGLTTDDETAVETPFPFCLLGQGFL; this comes from the exons ATGGACGGCCTCCACACGGAGCTCGCGATGGGTCTAATCGGATGCGGCAGCGGAGACCAGCTCCAGACGGCGCCGTTCGTGGCCAAGATCTACCAGATGGTGTGCGACCCCAGGACGGACGCGCTCGTCCGGTGGGGGAGGGAGAACAACAGCTTCGTCGTCGTCGACCCCGCCGGCTTCTCGCGGCTCCTCCTCCCCTGCTTCTTCAAGCACAGCAACTTCTCCAGCTTCGTGCGCCAGCTCAACACATAC GGGTTCCGGAAGGTGCACCCGGACCGGTGGGAGTTCGCGCACGAGTCGTTCCTGAGCGGCCAGACGCACCTGCTCCCGCGCATCGTGCGCCGCAAGAAGCGCGGAGAGGGCGCATCCTgctccgccggcggcgagcagtACTGCGGCGGAGAGGatcaggagggagaggaggaacgGGAGgcgctgctcgaggaggtgcagcggctgcggcgggagcaggcGGCCATCGGGGAGGAGCTGGCGCAGATGAGCCAGCGCCTGCAGGCCACGGAGCGGCGGCCCGACCAGTTCATGTccttcctctccaagctcgcaGCGGACCCCGACGGCGTCACGCGCCACCTCATCGAGCAAGCCGCCGAGAAGAAGCGCCGCCGCATGCACCTCCAGCACCATCGTCCCAACGCCTCCCCCCTCCCGCCTCCTCTCCCGCcggcgccatcgccgccgctagCGCTGCTGGCTCTCGGCGGCGCAGCCATGGACTGCGACGACTGGCTATGGGCGGCGGAGCAGAAGCCAGCGTTGCTGCCCTCCTTCGATCCCACCGTTACCTGCGGGGTGCAGCAGGTGCCGGATTTCGCGAGCGGCGCCGGTGCCGGCATCGGCATGGGCCTGACTACTGACGACGAGACCGCAGTGGAGACGCCCTTCCCGTTCTGCCTTCTTGGCCAGGGTTTCCTTTAA